The proteins below are encoded in one region of Syntrophorhabdaceae bacterium:
- a CDS encoding TIGR01777 family oxidoreductase has protein sequence MKIFLAGGTGFLGRYLRRALVQYGHEVTLLVRPTASTEQFERNIRIVRGDPSARGDWQEHCAGHEVVINLTGTSIFRPWTRSVKKEIFESRIRSTENIVEAMKYAQGNVTHLFNASGVGYYGYCKDTMVDEAGPPGDTFLAQLAQSWETTALAAKETDVRVILCRFGIVLGREGGAFQRILPLVKLHLGAPWGSGQQWFSWIHERDVAEIFSFLLVHGSISGPVNFTSPEPVTNREMFGALNKVLKIKPLMPAIPGWALRCILGEFSGVFLEGQRAVPGVLKKNGFTFQFPTFTQTAANLIRSNRTDQ, from the coding sequence GTGAAGATATTTTTAGCGGGTGGCACCGGATTTCTTGGGAGATATCTGCGTAGAGCTTTGGTGCAGTATGGACATGAGGTAACTTTGCTTGTACGGCCGACCGCCTCTACGGAACAGTTTGAGCGTAATATTCGCATTGTCAGGGGTGACCCGTCTGCGCGAGGTGACTGGCAGGAACATTGTGCTGGACATGAGGTGGTAATCAATCTTACCGGTACTTCCATTTTCCGTCCATGGACCAGGTCTGTAAAAAAAGAGATTTTTGAGAGCAGGATACGCTCAACAGAGAATATTGTCGAGGCGATGAAGTACGCACAAGGAAACGTGACGCATCTTTTCAATGCTTCCGGTGTAGGATACTACGGTTACTGCAAAGATACAATGGTCGATGAAGCTGGACCACCGGGCGACACATTCCTTGCACAACTCGCCCAATCATGGGAAACAACTGCTTTAGCTGCAAAAGAAACTGATGTGAGAGTTATCCTGTGTCGTTTCGGTATAGTACTTGGCCGTGAGGGAGGCGCGTTTCAGAGGATACTCCCTCTCGTCAAACTTCACCTCGGTGCACCTTGGGGCAGCGGGCAACAATGGTTTTCATGGATTCACGAAAGGGATGTTGCTGAGATTTTCTCTTTTCTCCTTGTCCATGGAAGCATTAGCGGCCCCGTCAATTTTACGTCGCCAGAGCCTGTCACAAACCGCGAAATGTTTGGCGCCTTGAATAAGGTGCTCAAAATAAAACCGCTCATGCCCGCGATACCGGGGTGGGCACTCAGATGTATCCTCGGGGAGTTCTCGGGTGTTTTCCTGGAGGGACAGAGAGCCGTCCCTGGTGTTCTCAAGAAAAATGGTTTTACTTTTCAGTTCCCGACTTTCACACAGACGGCGGCTAACCTTATCCGATCAAACCGTACGGATCAATAA
- a CDS encoding DUF2071 domain-containing protein — MDIHDVLYLSYLTPERRLRPAIPDNLHFAVTFQGKTIVSLVIFHSKNVRASFFPFFRFDYDQANIRTYVLDPITGKPAVFFLKSGITSPLIAAITRVMGIPWQSISMRLDIQHDNNPPYKYTAEGNWEGDFDIRLNENKDPLIDMEPFQTPEEATHFLTGPSVGFYGSSGGVIRFEVEHSVIRPSMGKISAIDFPVLVRSGLLTDEELWFPHSALIAPYGFFSVSMPPTRVFV; from the coding sequence ATGGACATACACGATGTCCTCTACCTGTCATACCTCACACCGGAGAGAAGGCTTCGACCAGCTATCCCGGATAATTTGCACTTTGCCGTAACCTTTCAGGGCAAAACGATTGTCTCTCTTGTTATCTTCCATAGCAAAAACGTCAGAGCGTCGTTTTTCCCTTTTTTCCGTTTTGATTATGACCAGGCAAATATACGCACCTATGTCCTGGATCCTATAACCGGGAAACCTGCGGTCTTTTTTCTAAAAAGCGGTATTACCTCACCGCTCATTGCCGCTATCACCAGGGTTATGGGAATTCCCTGGCAATCCATATCCATGCGCCTTGATATACAGCATGATAATAATCCACCATATAAATATACGGCGGAAGGAAACTGGGAAGGTGATTTCGATATCCGTTTAAACGAAAACAAGGACCCGCTCATAGATATGGAGCCTTTTCAAACCCCCGAGGAAGCAACCCATTTTCTCACAGGCCCCTCTGTGGGTTTTTACGGGTCATCAGGTGGTGTTATCAGGTTTGAGGTAGAACACTCGGTAATAAGACCCTCAATGGGTAAAATATCGGCAATTGACTTTCCCGTGCTTGTACGTTCCGGACTTCTCACGGATGAGGAATTGTGGTTCCCCCACAGTGCGCTCATTGCTCCCTACGGCTTTTTCAGCGTTTCAATGCCACCGACAAGGGTTTTCGTATGA